The Nymphaea colorata isolate Beijing-Zhang1983 unplaced genomic scaffold, ASM883128v2 scaffold0251, whole genome shotgun sequence genome includes a window with the following:
- the LOC116268394 gene encoding LOW QUALITY PROTEIN: uncharacterized protein LOC116268394 (The sequence of the model RefSeq protein was modified relative to this genomic sequence to represent the inferred CDS: substituted 1 base at 1 genomic stop codon) has product MADQKQRDKCLREVEIMKKLSHPHIIQFIDSFIHNNELIIVTEWAERGDLKKLIKDKESEDLQFDEPTIWDFMKQIASALQHMHDKRIMHRDLKPANIFISNDGSLKIGDLGLGRSFSSETLEAYSKVGTPLYMSPELIQDSGYTXNADVWSLGCICYELAELKSPFRNKEEKMSLMDLFDNITKCNYRPIDARFSPQLKEAIRNMIVVDPTKRWSSEQVYNYATKCLEEVRKPLLDPIIAMDDISIKLHLLNYESDFCRAAERKPFHKLYFALQDQQQKEENYQLFYFLELAYWIMALSKPEKKKDKLAIYTKTLIDWSSPDSACEKLLADLAGYGVKL; this is encoded by the coding sequence ATGGCCGATCAGAAGCAGCGTGACAAGTGCCTCCGCGAGGTGGAAATCATGAAGAAGCTCAGCCACCCGCACATCATCCAGTTCATCGATTCCTTCATCCACAACAACGAGCTCATCATCGTCACCGAATGGGCCGAACGCGGAGACCTCAAGAAACTCATCAAGGATAAGGAAAGCGAGGATTTGCAATTCGACGAACCCACCATTTGGGACTTCATGAAACAGATCGCCAGCGCGCTCCAGCACATGCACGACAAACGCATCATGCACCGTGATCTCAAGCCTGCCAACATCTTCATCTCCAATGACGGATCCCTCAAGATTGGCGACCTTGGACTCGGCCGAAGCTTCAGCTCTGAGACCCTTGAGGCCTATTCGAAGGTGGGCACGCCGCTTTATATGTCTCCAGAGCTCATCCAGGATTCAGGGTATACGTAGAATGCTGATGTTTGGTCGTTGGGATGCATTTGCTACGAGCTGGCTGAGCTCAAGTCTCCTTTCCGCAACAAGGAGGAGAAGATGTCTTTGATGGATCTTTTCGACAACATCACAAAGTGTAACTACCGGCCTATCGATGCTCGTTTTTCGCCTCAGCTCAAGGAAGCCATCCGCAACATGATCGTGGTTGATCCTACTAAGAGATGGTCATCTGAGCAAGTCTACAACTATGCCACCAAGTGCCTGGAAGAGGTGAGAAAGCCACTCCTCGATCCCATCATCGCTATGGACGATATTTCCATCAAGCTTCACCTCCTCAACTACGAGTCAGACTTCTGCAGAGCAGCTGAAAGAAAGCCATTCCACAAGCTGTACTTTGCTCTTCAGGACCAGcagcaaaaggaagaaaactaTCAACTTTTTTACTTCCTTGAGCTGGCATATTGGATAATGGCTCTCTCCAAGCCggagaaaaagaaggacaaGCTCGCCATCTACACGAAGACTTTGATCGACTGGTCGTCTCCTGATTCTGCTTGCGAGAAGCTGCTTGCCGATCTTGCGGGTTACGGGGTGAAGCTGTAG